The following proteins are co-located in the Hydractinia symbiolongicarpus strain clone_291-10 chromosome 7, HSymV2.1, whole genome shotgun sequence genome:
- the LOC130649425 gene encoding phosphorylated adapter RNA export protein-like: protein MMDVETEFILDVSIGDGETIDDIEMLGDDAENELLKDEELAVDCDSLTLCHVKDMQQIKKEKDVSEKVTLNKNKRPEVYDIPIEKSTSTKYNHRKAVEIVKTKDMFSNKLIDYKRLNRHLDVTKKTDPRIAGREIAYRLQEPKIELMRQVVRVLGVELCLEIFEETKNIVNSGGLKTDAGDRRRSPGGTFLYVLKNRGYATNRQVKEIFKVENEKKKLSRKKEARKKRVKSKHALKENEIA, encoded by the coding sequence ATGATGGATGTTGAAACAGAGTTTATTCTTGATGTTAGTATTGGCGATGGTGAAACCATTGATGACATTGAAATGTTAGGTGATGATGCTGAGAATGAACTTTTAAAAGATGAAGAACTAGCCGTGGATTGTGATTCCCTTACTCTGTGTCATGTGAAGGATAtgcaacaaattaaaaaagagaaagatgTCTCGGAAAAAGtaacattaaataaaaataaaagaccaGAAGTGTATGACATTCCTATTGAGAAAAGCACGTCTACGAAATATAATCACAGAAAGGCTGTTGAAATCgtaaaaacaaaagatatgttttCAAATAAACTGATAGATTATAAACGCTTGAATAGACACCTGGATGTGACAAAGAAAACTGATCCAAGGATTGCAGGACGTGAGATTGCTTACAGATTACAGGAGCCAAAAATTGAACTGATGCGCCAAGTAGTTCGTGTTTTAGGTGTTGAACTTTGTTTGGAAATATTTGAAGAGACTAAAAATATAGTGAACTCAGGTGGCCTAAAAACTGATGCTGGAGATCGCCGGCGCTCTCCAGGTGGCACATTTTTATATGTCTTGAAAAATAGGGGATATGCTACTAATCGTCAagttaaagaaatatttaaagttGAGAATGAGAAGAAGAAGTTAAGTCGTAAAAAGGAAGCAAGGAAGAAAAGAGTAAAAAGTAAACAtgcattaaaggaaaatgagaTAGCATAG
- the LOC130649422 gene encoding uncharacterized protein LOC130649422, with translation MEQFLSDAKRLVQRLHNHDNSVDILISETTNLQNKLIAMRQYHEEVNKMNENANHRPRSTLVLGSQLENQRIQNLEQENRELSVSLAEHQSALELIMNKYREQVLVMMKANGTDMVVNTSNPLSAKEVFLSERIAEMANVMRRSALIDESESVKEIEILRSLQVENKNLRDLLKISGQKLPKQSYNFDEMYANLGGNLMDNNYSAKNITTYQKDVVNNKDSGIYGSQHSSLHHVKQAGGSNTNLNRITQYDSLEKLFQKSTEDESSNNAPAPSFEDGSENFFVSASPEDNCFRAIITDIKPLEHSFDTNNDPTISVDENTESDLDFELSDESSNISEYHVTESNEKIKKQLEQESNKISNVDNNKNVTNGLCNGETDAIQMLDNILDLDDDLDVECEKEEQKTDLANSSTEIVVSDNDVDVTLELNTNKSLINAHAESIVPSDNTTVKIDTLVNGDVSDDDSEATFTEDDVSQALSGFDSFLDDEIDVNGFDD, from the coding sequence ATGGAACAGTTCCTTTCTGATGCAAAACGTTTGGTGCAGAGGCTTCATAATCATGATAATTCTGTAGATATTTTGATCAGCGAGACaacaaatttgcaaaataaattaattgcCATGAGACAGTATCATGAAGAAGTAaataaaatgaatgaaaatgcGAACCATCGTCCCAGAAGTACCCTGGTATTGGGTAGTCAGTTAGAAAACCAGCGTATACAAAATTTGGAGCAGGAAAACCGAGAGTTAAGTGTATCACTTGCAGAACATCAATCAGCATTAGAATTGATCATGAACAAGTACAGGGAGCAAGTGTTAGTCATGATGAAAGCTAATGGAACTGACATGGTTGTGAACACCAGCAACCCACTTTCTGCCAAGGAAGTTTTTTTAAGCGAGAGAATTGCTGAAATGGCAAATGTCATGAGGCGATCTGCACTAATTGATGAATCAGAGTctgttaaagaaatagaaatcCTGCGAAGTTTAcaagttgaaaataaaaatttacggGACCTTTTAAAAATTAGTGGTCAGAAGTTACCCAAGCAATCTTATAACTTTGATGAAATGTATGCAAATCTTGGGGGTAATCTTATGGACAATAATTATTCAGCAAAAAACATTACCACATATCAAAAAGATGTTGTAAACAACAAGGATAGTGGTATATATGGAAGTCAACATTCCTCTCTTCATCATGTCAAACAAGCTGGTGGTAGCAACACAAACTTGAACAGAATAACTCAATATGACAGCTTGGAGAAGTTATTCCAAAAATCCACTGAAGATGAGTCAAGTAACAATGCTCCAGCGCCTTCATTTGAAGACGGAtcagaaaacttttttgttagtGCTAGTCCCGAAGATAATTGCTTTCGAGCTATTATAACTGACATTAAACCTTTAGAACATAGTTTTGACACGAATAATGATCCAACTATTTCTGTTGATGAAAATACTGAATCCGACCTTGATTTTGAGTTAAGTGATGAAAGTTCAAACATTTCTGAATATCATGTTACTGagtcaaatgaaaaaattaaaaagcagtTAGAACAAGAAAGTAACAAAATTTCTAACGTCGACAACAATAAAAATGTTACAAATGGTTTATGTAATGGTGAAACAGATGCCATACAAATGCTGGATAATATTTTGGATTTAGATGACGATTTAGATGTAGAGTGCGAAAAAGAAGAGCAAAAAACTGATCTTGCAAATAGTTCAACTGAAATTGTTGTTAGCGACAACGATGTCGATGTAACCTTAGAGTTGAAtacaaataaaagtttaattaatgcTCATGCTGAGAGTATTGTGCCTAGTGATAACACAACAGTTAAAATTGATACATTAGTAAATGGTGATGTTAGCGATGATGATTCTGAAGCAACTTTCACTGAAGACGATGTGAGTCAAGCACTATCTGGGTTCGATTCATTTCTGGATGATGAAATTGATGTAAATGGATTTGATGATTAG